The Zavarzinella sp. sequence ACCAGTACTGATCGAAGAAGTACTAAACTCGACGAATATGCACCGTGGCATTGCCAGCAGGAAATTAGGCATGGCCCGCACCACCTTTCGGAAACTGCTGCGTAAATACCGCCCCACGGAACCAGATGATCTGGAATAGACCGGGTGTTGCTCGATAGTTGACAGACATTGTGTTACCAATTTGTGTGCAAAAATTCAGTTCGCATTGCTCAATTTATCCAGTGGGCAAAAATCAAACGAAACTATCTTTTCGACAGAGCCCCATCCAACAATTGGTGGATAATCGATTTCCAAGTGGCAATCGGTTCGGATGGAAAATCCGTTACCAACCATGCCATCGACGTGATCTGCGGAAACTTTACTGAATTTCAAAACTGCCCCACGGAAAGTTAGCGAAATGAGATGAAGTGGCGAAGCATTGACCGAATGAAGAGTTTGCGGAATCTAGCGAACCTGGAAAATGGACATCCGCAATTAACTGTTGGAATGCACCAATAGGGGTCACCATGCGGTATCAGTTGTGGAATCGGGAAATTCTGATTGGTTGTTTTGCATTACTTGGTGCGTTAGCCAGTGCGCTAAGTGTAAAAGGACAGGAATTTCCGTCTCAGCTTACATTGCAACAAGATGCCCGCCACACACGTGTGGTGGAAATTGTGAAAAAAGTACAAGAAAGCATCGTCAACATTCACAGTGAAAAAACGATCGGAAAATCGTTAAAACTGCACCAACCCCGAGAAATTGAAACAGTAGCCCAGCGTGTCAAAGGGATGGGCACCGGTATTATTATTGATCCGCGTGGATATATTCTGACAAACCACCACGTGATTGAAGATGTAGAACTGCTCCGTGTCAACCTGCAGGATGGCACTTCCATGTTTGCCAAAGTCATTGCCCGCAACCCTGCGGAAGATCTGGCAATCCTGAAAGTCAATCCGTTGAAAAAGCTGCCCACCACACCACTGGGGACAAACTCTGATCTCATGCTAGCCGAACCAGTCATTGCGATTGGCAACGCATATGGCTACGAACACACCGTAACCACTGGTATTATCAGTTCGCTGAAACGCGATGTCAGCCTGAATGAAGAAATTTCTTACAAGTCACTTATTCAAACCAGTGCGGGGATTAATCCCGGCAATTCAGGTGGCCCACTGCTCAATGTCTACGGTGAACTGATTGGCGTTAATGTGGCAATTCGTGCAAATGCCCAAAACATTGCCTTCGCACTGCCAATTGACCGTGTTCTGACTATTGCTGCAGACATGATGCATGTTTCCCGTCATCAGGGCAGGTCGCATGGGCTGGTGCTGGAAGACAAAGTGGACGCTGCCGCACATCCAGTCAAACGGTATTGCATCGTCAAATCAATTGACGTCAATAGTCCCGCTGCTGCTTCCGGTTTGAAAGTGGGTGATCGCCTGACACAGGCAGCTGGGATCGATGTTCGCTGTGCACTCGATCTCGAGCGGGCGTGCGTTGATATGCCCGCAGAGAGCAAACTTACTGTCGTCGCAGAACGTGATGCACAACCTGTGAAAGCAGAGTTTGCAATGAAATCACTGGCAAGGGCAGTGCCTGCAACAACAGTTGCACGAACCACCAATAACGAAATCTATTCGAAACTGGGGATCAAACTGACACCCGTTTCCAAAGACACCGTTACCCATATTCACCAGGAATTGAAAGGTGGGATGCTGGTTACGGAAATCGATCCGAATGGATTAGCCAAAAAGTCGGGTGTGCAACTGGGCGATGTGATGATCGGCCTGCACATTTACGAAACACTGAACGAAGATAACATTCTCTTCGTACTCAACCACCCGGACAGAAAATCGTTTTCTCCGTTGCGGTTCCATGTCATCCGTGGGCGGGAACTCCACCGGGGCTGGTTCCCTTTGAATGATTAATATCATCAAAAGGTGATGGAGTTCCCCACAGAAAATCAAATTGTCAAAGATCGCTTTGATCAGGTGTCGCGGTGCAGCATTTTGACAAAACTGTCCAGATGTAATGCAATCGTTCGCACGCCAATCTCAATCTGAAATCATTTTCAGATGTATAATATATATCCATGACCTGTTTCAAAATGAAAATTTTGTTCTGAAAATAACTTCACTTTTAGAAAATTGAACGTCGCAACTTCTTATTCTTTAGAAATTTACGGCGAGAAAAATTATTTTGAACTTTTTTCCAAAATTTGAATCACCTGGTTCAGCAGTTGGTGAAATTGTTACCAAAAATGAACAAATCAAAGTATGAAATTAGGTTCATTAGTCTGATCGGACTAATTATGGGTAATCGAAAAGCCGAGCCACGCCACGCATGGCACCTTCGTCGATTGTTTCAAGTTGCCGATGATGGTACTCCGGGATCATGCGGGCGACAATGTCGCACCCCCCACCAGTCAGAATGATGCGATGAATTTCTTCTTCAGGCACTTCCAGTGCAGCGAATGCATTGTGGTGACCACGGACAATTCCCTGCAGCACCGCAGCCAGCAGATCTTCGCGCCTGGTGGCCAGATTCAAATTGGTAAAGTGGGCATATTTTTCATCAATTTCCAGACGATCCCCACCCAGGTATGGTGGGTCAAGAGCAATCGTCGTGGCCCGTTCCAGATGTTCAAAAATCACTTTGGCAAAGAAATCATCCTTCGAATAATCTTTAAAGCACAATTCGTAGATCCAATTCAGGGCAGAGCCACCGACTGGATTATGGCTGACATACACGTATTGATCACCAACGCCGAAAAGCCTGGTCAGGCGTTTTGCAGATGGCTTGGGATTGTCAATTAATGTTCCCAACACCTGCGTGGTACCCACGGAATGCAGCATATCGCCCGTTTTCATCTTTGCTGAAAGCATCGCACTGGAGGTGTCTGCGGTGCCAATTTTCACTGGCAATCCAGCGGGCAATCCCCATTCTTTTGCAACCTGTGGTAGCAAGCCACCCACGGTTGTGGAACCACAGACCACAGGGGGTAATCTGTCTGGTTCAATATGGAAATATTCGCACCAGGTGGCGGACCAGTTTCTCGTTTTCATTGTGTCAAACAGTCCCGTGAAGGACGCATTTGCCAGATCAAAACGGCGTTCACCCGTCATCAGTAAAGCCATCCATCCATTCGCGTGCAGATACCAGCGGGTATCGGAATACAAGTCGGGGTGTTCTTTCAACATCTGTGCGTAACACAAGACCGACATCCCACCTGGCAGTGGGCGATTCCCGCAGGAATGCAAAAAAGCATCCCCCACATCCTGAAGTACCTGTTTAGCAACCCCACGCGACCGTCGATCGAGGTGCAGCCAGATTGGTTGCAGCACTTGGTCTTTTTTATCCAGCAATACCAGTGCGGGCATTAAACAGGACAAACCAATACCTTCAATCGCTGCTGGATCAGAAAAATTCGCCACCGCATGTTGTGCGGAGTGCCACACTGCTTCGCGCAGCCGATCTGCCGGCACCTGAAAGGCATCCCGCGTGGGGGAATCAATGGGGTAACCATGCTTTTGTGGTTCTGCAAGTGGTTCGCCAGTTGCCACATCCAGAATGGCAGACTTCACGCTGGATGTACCCACATCAATTGCAAGAATCGGCATAACTACTTATCCAGTAATCATTTATGAAATATGTAGATTTCAGAAGTCCAGTTGCACGGTGCTCTATTGGCTTACTGTAATTGGGGAATTGTGTCCGAAAAAATCTGTTAGCAACTCTCTGATTGAAACCGGTTGATATGTCAACTAATGAGAATTTGCTCACTGATTATCGTTTTTTTGAAAATTTTTGGATTTTGATGAAACAAATCAGAACAGTGATACGTCTATACATTTGTTGACTATTGTTTGGGTTTTGGATCGATGTTTGAATATATTCTCATGAAAAAGCGACGTGGCTTTACACTGATTGAACTGCTGGTGGTGATTGCTATCATCGCAATCCTGATCGGCTTGTTGTTGCCAGCGGTACAAAAGGTACGCGAAGCTGCAGCACGGTCGCAATCGGCTAACCACTTAAAGCAGATGGGTTTAGGTGTGGCCAACTACGAAAGCACTTACCAGTTTTTTCCGAACAGCGGTGGTTACGACTATGGGGTCACGCCAGGGAATTCGTCGCCGTATACTACCACCTCGAACGGGGCTACAGTGGCACTTCCTGACGCCCACACGGTGATACCGGGATATGGTAATTTTCGCCCACGGTGGGGTGA is a genomic window containing:
- a CDS encoding trypsin-like peptidase domain-containing protein; this encodes MRYQLWNREILIGCFALLGALASALSVKGQEFPSQLTLQQDARHTRVVEIVKKVQESIVNIHSEKTIGKSLKLHQPREIETVAQRVKGMGTGIIIDPRGYILTNHHVIEDVELLRVNLQDGTSMFAKVIARNPAEDLAILKVNPLKKLPTTPLGTNSDLMLAEPVIAIGNAYGYEHTVTTGIISSLKRDVSLNEEISYKSLIQTSAGINPGNSGGPLLNVYGELIGVNVAIRANAQNIAFALPIDRVLTIAADMMHVSRHQGRSHGLVLEDKVDAAAHPVKRYCIVKSIDVNSPAAASGLKVGDRLTQAAGIDVRCALDLERACVDMPAESKLTVVAERDAQPVKAEFAMKSLARAVPATTVARTTNNEIYSKLGIKLTPVSKDTVTHIHQELKGGMLVTEIDPNGLAKKSGVQLGDVMIGLHIYETLNEDNILFVLNHPDRKSFSPLRFHVIRGRELHRGWFPLND
- a CDS encoding FGGY-family carbohydrate kinase is translated as MPILAIDVGTSSVKSAILDVATGEPLAEPQKHGYPIDSPTRDAFQVPADRLREAVWHSAQHAVANFSDPAAIEGIGLSCLMPALVLLDKKDQVLQPIWLHLDRRSRGVAKQVLQDVGDAFLHSCGNRPLPGGMSVLCYAQMLKEHPDLYSDTRWYLHANGWMALLMTGERRFDLANASFTGLFDTMKTRNWSATWCEYFHIEPDRLPPVVCGSTTVGGLLPQVAKEWGLPAGLPVKIGTADTSSAMLSAKMKTGDMLHSVGTTQVLGTLIDNPKPSAKRLTRLFGVGDQYVYVSHNPVGGSALNWIYELCFKDYSKDDFFAKVIFEHLERATTIALDPPYLGGDRLEIDEKYAHFTNLNLATRREDLLAAVLQGIVRGHHNAFAALEVPEEEIHRIILTGGGCDIVARMIPEYHHRQLETIDEGAMRGVARLFDYP